The Nicotiana tomentosiformis chromosome 9, ASM39032v3, whole genome shotgun sequence genome contains the following window.
CAGTACTCTAATTCATTGACCATTTTGCTGCACGGCTGTGTTCTCGACTTTCTTAAGTTGTGTCTATTCAAATTATACCACAACaagaaacaaaaagaagaaaaaaaagcacaagcacaaaaagaaaaagaaaaacagaaacaaaatagaaaaaataattaaaaaataaaaaatatattcatGTATTTTTCAGACCAATATGAAATGAGCTGCACTTCAGCATGAAAACAGTGTAAGCGCTACTTCCCTGTCGCTTAATGAATAGATGTAAAAGTGAAATAGATCTAATAGTATAccaatatttacactaaaatttTTAATAATATATGTAACTGGTAGATAAACAGGTTAATTATTTATCAATACACCCTGTATGTTCAGCTTGAGTGGTTAAAACTCACGATCTGTCGGGGTTTGACTTTCTCATGAAAGTATGTTCCTCTCTGCACTCctcttttgcttccattcttcACATGACTTGCACAAAATGATACGTTCAGCACCAACTTTGTGCCGCTGTGAATAAGATGTTACCTGTGGAAGTGTACGCTCATGATGTGAATCGCCACTTTCACGTTCTAGCTTTCATCTACCATTTTTTGGCTACTGCAGTCAGAAGAAGGAAGGCAAAAGGCTCTTGAAACGTCTGATGTGAGCATTGCGAAAGTAGTACTAGTTTTGGAGGCCACTTCTGCTCCGAAAGGGGGAGAGAGGATGTGTATACCTGATTTAATTGGCTGTCCAGACGTTCCTACCACGTTAGTAAAGCATCCCTCAAGGACAGCTATGATAAAAAATTTGAAACACAATGTGTCCTTTCATGACATTGAAAATGCGCTCGCCTTCTGCAGAAGCAATATCACAGGAATCTTCTTTGGTTCGTCAAGCTCTATTGCTTATGTGGAATTTGAGGTAATTTATTTCTAATGAAATGAATTTCCTTCTGGTTTCCCTCTTTTGAGTTCATCTAAATTCTAGTACGTTGACTAGTTAATGTTTTTAATAACATAAGTGGATTTGTTAGATTAGCAATTAGTTATTCACATTCGGAACTTTATTCTGCAGACAGTTGAGGACAAAGAAATTGCTGTTGAGAAGGCTTCTTTGATCGTTCTTGGAGAAAGACTACCGATCTTAAGAATTGATACACCAAGAACAACCACTATAAGGATATCAAATATCCATTTTCCACTGAGTAAACTGGTTTCCGTTTGCCGATCTCTTGGAAATGTTAGGGAAATCCTCCAAAGAGCTAGCAACATCGTGGATGTGCGGTTCGATTTTACTGAATGGCCAAGAATGTTAAAGATTTTAAACAGGTAATTGCTTGCTTATCCTAAATTGGTTCCCCTTACTTAGCACATCTGTTTCCTCATCCTAGTTTCTCATTACGTTGATTATGGTCGTGTGCCAAGGCTGAACGGAGTTCAAGTAGATGGTTGCCAGTTGGTCGCTAAGCCTGCACCTGTCTATTCACCGAATGTCCTTAGCGTTCTCTGGAGTCAATCGGAGGGGAGAAGACATTTGAAAACCACGTTCAACGACATGCTGCTGAAATTAGGGGGAAGAGGTGAGGGTGCAGTTGCTATGACAGAAGTTGTAGATAAATTTTATACTGATGCACAAGAAAGATAATTATTCTATGTAGATTTCTAGATGGTAAGGTATGATCTTAGCCATATTGGAAAATCCCCAATCATAGGACCACAGGTGAGAAAGATTGTATCTATTACCCTGCTATCTATTACTATAAGAGTAAACGACGACAACAATAACAATGcttcagtcccaaacaagttggggtcggctTTATGAATCCTCACTTGTTCAGCGGAATACCGGAATGAGAAAATGTGGGATTGTAAATTTGTTTGGTAATTAAGGTTTTTAGGGATGGTATATAGTAATAGCTGCAGAATCAAACTTTGCAGCTCATGCATGCAACGTAGAAGTTGTAACTTCTAACATCAATGTAATGGCTAacgtttttctttttcttatctaTACTAAAGGCTGATAACAACTAGTCTTCCTAAAATTCATTTTTTCCCCATTAGTAAAGTAAATTATAGAATATTTAATATAATATTAAGTCTCGCAGTTAATAGTATTTCAGGTTAGCCGTCAAATCTTAAAGAACAACAACCCAGTGGAttttcacaagtggggtctaAGGAGGGTCGGATGTATGCAGTCTTATCCCTGTGCTGGAAGGGTAGAGgagttgttttcgatagaccttcagctaaagaaaagaaaagatgaaagaaaCATTGACAACAAGTACTAACAATACAAAATATTAAGAAAACCGAAGTAATATAGCAGCATCTAGTAATAGCAACTGGCCGTCAAATCTTGAAATATTTAAATCTCCCCACTCTCTCTTTTtccaaaattaaaagaaattatttcaACATGATCTTTTTCATGGATTGAAACCAATGGTCTATTGTCAGCTAAAGCTGGACTGAAATCCACATTAGTTAAGTTTCCAAAGATTCTTAAATCTAATCAGATTATTCAATTTTATATAGGCATCAAAAGAACCAAAAACAGATCTCACTAAATTCTTTTAGGATCTTCTTTTAACATGCAAATATAGAATTTCttttatgtgttgtgaaaattttggAAATACAATCTGTTCCCTTCCCCTCAATTTAATTAACTTACTTTAACTTATAAACCATGACAACTATAAAACCAAGTAAAAATTGACACCCTTTTCATAACATGAAAATAACAATGAATTCCTTCAAATTATATCTCCCAATTCTTGTCCTTTTACAAATTTTAACATCTTCTTTAGCTACACTTTATCCAGTTTCTGTTGCTAATATATTGAATGCTCCATTAACAATCCATTGCATAGCACAAGGACAAAATGTTAGTAGAGATAATGCCCCTGCTGGTTTTGTTCTTAATATGTCTATTGACACAAATCTTGCTAATCCAACTGCTACATGTCAACTAAGTTCTGGAAATTTGCATGGGAATTTTGTGGTTTTTGATTCATCAAAAGAACCTAACAGATGTTTTAATGGAAGATGTCTTTGGCAAGCAAGGCCAGATGGACTTTATCTTGTTATTAATGGCCAATTTAGTTTAGTGTATAAGTGGCCATAAATTGTTATTTTGCATGTGTAATAGAATATTTGCAAGATTTTGTTAGTCTTTTTAATTTTTGATTGAAATTATTTCTATCCGTTTTAAGTATTTATTCTTTTGTTTAATCATCCGATATTCAAACTCGCTAACCAGATCTTCCTCATAATTTGCTCCAAATAAAGAGACCTCCAAAGAATTAACAGATCAACGTTATCTGTGAATATTTGCAAGCTTCAAAACAATTTAACAAGACGCGTAAAATGAAGATAGTACAAGTTTTGCCGTTCCGTTAAACTGCGAATAATTGAATAAAACATGCAAGTTTTGCCAATCCTGTGAACAATTTGTACAAGTTACGTATGTTTGTTATAACTTGTGAACAAGAAAAGTGTTGCTATTCCTAAACAATTTATACCTAAGTTTATCTTACCCGGTATAACTTGTGAATAAGGTAAATTTTGTCAATCTGGCAATAGTGACGGAGACATGATTTCCGAgggatcaaaaaagaaaaaagtttaaTAATTAAAAGAGATTGTGGCCAATGGACTATGTTAAggaattcaaaatataatatataaaggtACAAACCGGATTTAACCTTATACatacagtataatttttcgacgaaggagGTTCAGATGAATCCCCTTTCACCCCTAAATCCGCCCCCGTCTAGCAAGACAAGATATGTCGCGAGGCTATTTTTGCACAAATTACTTAAACATGGACAAAAGCTCTTCAATGGCGCGAAAGTATCCTACTTGTGCAAATATCgcttaaagaaaaaaaagaaaaagaaaagcccaCCATTTGGTGTCAAGTTACGAAATTGTCCTTCCAACTTTTACTAAATTCGTTACCATTTCAAaaagtaaaaatagcacgggctagccagttttcggactggtaattcaaaaatagccagcgtttgcaaagtcattgaaaaatagtcactattttgctgcagcacggatcggtccagcataatatactggagattggtacacttgtgtatgaacttccagcatattatgctggaactccaacacgcggaaagttccaacataatatactggagattggagcacatgtgtatgaacttccagcatattatgctggaccggtatattatactggaatatttttcggattttgaacagtattttcgttcagatttatctttatatgaaaagtggctaaattttgattacttttgaaactgtggctattttccAATTACCAcatgtaaatctggctatttttgaatttctccctttCAAAAaggattgttacacaaatagtcgGCCAATTCAATATTTACATTTTCTAGccggtatacataaattatacattaattatatataattatacatatattatacatagattatacatatattatatatccgccaactatttttagtttaagagattAGGTGGACGACTATTTAGGTCAATTCTTCAATTCAAAATACAGAGCTAGGGCGGGGGTAAAAAAATGGAAAGCTAGTTTTGTTTTTCTCCCTCTAAattttaaagcctttaaaaagaTACAAGTCTTATacaatgttttaaaaggcataAGCGTAAGGCGAGATGTTTAATCTAACACGGGGCAAGGGCAATGCCCTAAACAAGGGCTCCATTggtatttaattttttatatttaaaaattaatataatcattatataaataagaaaaaatatattaaaattataagaatttttacttgaaaaaataaaAGATGTATAGATGCATTGCACCGTGTCATTAAAACAATATCTAAACTAGAGTGAcactaaaaaaaattcaaaattcaaaattcaaaacctcacttgaaattaataaattaaagaataaaaaaagtAACTTGAAGAAAATGAAGCATAAAGAAGGCAATGCAAGCGTGAAAACTGAGTAAGACCATATGACAAAACTCTTTGCTTTGTAGTTTGCACTTCGGATAAAGGTCTAAAGTGTATTTGTTTCTGGTAGTAAATGACAAAGAGTAAAGATTATGTAATTGGGATAAATGATAAGCAAAAGTCTTTGGCTTTTGAGATTTTTAGTTTGAAAATTTACGATGAGTTGACTTTGGATATTTAAGTTTTTttgtaaataaaatttattaagcAAATTTGGCTCAAATTTAGAGAAGTTCTCGATGCTTACGCCTCAAATGAACGCCCAGAATGTTAGGACTTACGCCTAGACGAACGCCCGGAATATCAAGGCTAACGCCTCATGATACTCACACCCCTCCAGTGCGTCTCGATatatttttggtacgcctcgccctaGGGCTTGCTTCGAAGCTCGCCCaaaaaacgccttttaaaacattggTCTTACACAAAGTGACCGATGAAAACGTTCATAAAGAAAAACGATAAAAGTTTGAAATCTTTAATGTTTAACCATTTACATTGGGGTcaatttgaaagttaaaaaagcaataaaagatcaagaagaataagaaagaagtaaaAATTAAAGTCTTCAATATTCAACCATTAATACACGGGATTGACTTGGAGtttagaaaagaagaagaagaaacttgCTTGGTTTTGGCTCTTATGGTTAGCACCCTAATTCTAAAACAAGCAGGTTTTGCCTTCTTTTTACAACCCAGGGGCAATCCCCAACCCCTTCACATTAGCTAGTTTAGTTTTTCCTCTTTCCGATTAATCAGATCCTCCATTACTCTCTTGACAATACCTTTtatctttcttttattctctcagtTCCAGTTTAATTATGTGAACCTTTTCGGAGTACAATGGTTAAATTGACTAATTTTTGGTGAAAATTCGAACATAGAATTTTTActtattttgaaataaaatttacacatttaaaaactacataaaaataACTACAAGTCATAATACTCGACAATTCGTAAAATGTAAAAAGAATTTGCAAAAAACGTGGTCAAAGAGATTATTATTTGACTCACTAAATAAtaataggttcacataaggtgGAATCAGAGTAGTTAGTGTGTATCTTCTTTTATCTGCTTCGAATGATTGTCGACCACCAGACCGCTGGTCTGCAATATTCACCCCGACCGGTAATTCGCTTCTTATTGTACCATGTACATGATGATAGTAGTGGAGTGCTATGCTATTGTTAAGGAAACACTCAAGGATTGAGTGACCTAACTTGATGGCAAGGTGGACAATTTGAATGGATAAGTGTAAACTATGGCAGAAAGGCAGGGGAATCCGGAATTGTTGGTCACCCGCTCGCTAATGAGTACTGTATCTTCCCAGCGAAATAGAGCCGTCTTCATGGGGCCCCAACAATCCCGGTGGCGATGTCCTTTGAGATAGTCTGTCTATGCACAGTGAAGGCAATAGGTGCTGGTCACGTGCTCCTTTTGAATCGAGGGCGTGACAACAATAGTTTCAAAATTATT
Protein-coding sequences here:
- the LOC104089099 gene encoding uncharacterized protein, with the protein product MNSFKLYLPILVLLQILTSSLATLYPVSVANILNAPLTIHCIAQGQNVSRDNAPAGFVLNMSIDTNLANPTATCQLSSGNLHGNFVVFDSSKEPNRCFNGRCLWQARPDGLYLVINGQFSLVYKWP